The genomic stretch ATCAATGTTATTATCTACGTGATGATGATCCTATTCCCGGTCAACATTCCCGGCTCGATTTTGGCCTCCTATTACAACAACCCCCTGAGACAAACGAGCGAACTGAATGTCATACATTTATAATCTTTAAATTCACAGAAAATGAGACACATCAACCAACAACCATATCAAATATATATTACCATATCTGGCAACATAAACCTGATGAATGGTCATATAAGCTTTTCGGCCTGGGATATAGTACCTTACCAAGCTTTGATACATCGATGAATGAATCAATCGGTATTAATACCGACAAGTACCATTGTATGTTTCGTAACTATCGTCTCATCACAGCACTACAATATACTAATTCTACGATAGCTCAATTCTCAAACGATACTATCTACAACTTTTTTCTCAAAATGGTAGGTATCGGGCCGAAAATCATTTGTTACCCAGATCAGTATTCATTCGTAATCTTCAACGTAGATAATAACGAAACACTCAGATTACTTGATTCAGATTCAGACAGACTCAATGATTATGAAGAATTATTTGTTTATTGTACTAATCCATATGACTTAGATACCGACAATGATAGTGCAACCGACTATGAAGAAGTACAAGCAAATACTCATGGATTTATAAACAGCAATCCAAATAACCCAACAGATACAACTCTGTTTCGGCTCATTAATGTTACTGTTGAAACGAGCACGATGGGATACTGCGGAAGGAATCTTGAATTCTATGGATATGCATCCGGAGGAATATCATCAGAATATCGCTGGTTGTGGGATTTCGGCGATGGAACCACATCAAATCAACAAAATCCAATTCATTGTTATTTAAACCCTGGAAATTATACAGTAAGACTCCTCGTTCGAGATCTTGTTGGAAATCAAGGAAACGATACTGCAGTTATAATAATATATCGTCAGTTGACAGTTACTGCAGGTGGTCCATATACTGGTATTGTTACCATGCCAATTGAGCTACATGGATCTGTAACTGGAGGGAAACCTCCATATGCGTATCAGTGGGATTTCGGCGATGGAACCACATCAATTGAAGAAAAACCAACACCCCGCTACTCAAAGAGCGGAACATACACAATCCTCTTTACAGTTACAGATTCTGGAGACCAACAACAGATATGCACGAATTATACATCTATCACTATAGATGATCATCCATTACGATTCCAGATCAAACCAAGAGGTTTTGGAATAACCCTATTATGTTATAATATTGGATCCTGGAATCTCACGCATATTACTTGTACCATAGCGGTTAATAATGGTTTTATTTATCCAAAAGAGTGTCACAAAAGTTTTAACCTTACTAGAAATACTTCAATAAAAATAGTACTACCAATTCTTGGTTTAGGAAAATTTGATGCAGTAGTTACTATAACACATGAAAAAATTCCTAGCGTACAATATTTTCTTAAAGGATACTGCTGTCTTTTTATAACAAGAAATCTAACCATAACATCCACATAACATAGAGAACAATAATGAAACTAAGAGGCGCTAACGGGAAGGTGCGCAGAACCTTTTTTACACCTACGATCCTTGTCAAGATCTAACGAGCGTTGCCGCATCTCACTCGGCGGCGAACCCGGGTAACTTTTGCTGCCGATCATCAAAGACGTGTACCCCATGTCGCTGTTGTTGACTCCGCCAATAGTTAATCGACTTTTCCAAATCGATCAGTCCCGTGGACTCGTGGTGTTCGTAGCCGCTCCAGAAGCTGCCACGTGGGTAACGCTTACGGAATCCAGGGTGCGCCTCAAACATTTTTCTTGATGTGTAGGACTTGAGGATGATTTCAGCGTTTTGAATGGAGTGCTGTTTTGGAATGTTTACTTGAAAGTGAATATGATCCTCACTGAAACCGAATTCGCCGTACTGAAAGCCAAGATGTTCCAAGTCGTGGAACGCTTTGGTGCAAGTATCGATGTGGCTTTGTTTTCTGAAGTTACGGTATCTTTTATGTGTTGAAAACATCATGGTGACCCAGTTGTTTCGTGTGTCATGCATTGGCTTTTTATAACTACTGCTACTT from Candidatus Thermoplasmatota archaeon encodes the following:
- a CDS encoding PKD domain-containing protein; its protein translation is MRLSKRSRIRSETKLRSYQTLKVFFIISLLTLISIHSCEVLITIQGQLCTLESLSSKQQDLIYESTSNQCYYLRDDDPIPGQHSRLDFGLLLQQPPETNERTECHTFIIFKFTENETHQPTTISNIYYHIWQHKPDEWSYKLFGLGYSTLPSFDTSMNESIGINTDKYHCMFRNYRLITALQYTNSTIAQFSNDTIYNFFLKMVGIGPKIICYPDQYSFVIFNVDNNETLRLLDSDSDRLNDYEELFVYCTNPYDLDTDNDSATDYEEVQANTHGFINSNPNNPTDTTLFRLINVTVETSTMGYCGRNLEFYGYASGGISSEYRWLWDFGDGTTSNQQNPIHCYLNPGNYTVRLLVRDLVGNQGNDTAVIIIYRQLTVTAGGPYTGIVTMPIELHGSVTGGKPPYAYQWDFGDGTTSIEEKPTPRYSKSGTYTILFTVTDSGDQQQICTNYTSITIDDHPLRFQIKPRGFGITLLCYNIGSWNLTHITCTIAVNNGFIYPKECHKSFNLTRNTSIKIVLPILGLGKFDAVVTITHEKIPSVQYFLKGYCCLFITRNLTITST
- a CDS encoding transposase, producing MKSRISFSPVKPYLFFVARGRRVRLSMKGATGEKFCRENISSSSYKKPMHDTRNNWVTMMFSTHKRYRNFRKQSHIDTCTKAFHDLEHLGFQYGEFGFSEDHIHFQVNIPKQHSIQNAEIILKSYTSRKMFEAHPGFRKRYPRGSFWSGYEHHESTGLIDLEKSINYWRSQQQRHGVHVFDDRQQKLPGFAAE